One part of the Muntiacus reevesi chromosome 20, mMunRee1.1, whole genome shotgun sequence genome encodes these proteins:
- the LOC136151253 gene encoding dapper homolog 3-like, with product MARARGARRERAGPAPPPPPPSRARRSQGRSAAARVTAPPWPATRAPAAAPAGAGRRAGRGRGPHPPPLICSAARAPAAEPAALRGSARGALEEEERRGAGLAGGALRGAARAMRAARRSPRARDVFIRPRRLPEAASPVPACRAGRAPRLGSPASPASRAPARPLSPRAVEVTRHLLRPLLRASAPSGPPPPPREGRGLRRPAAGAKIPARILSAPGRARGRRAPPRALPATSYLHPTPGSEPKGRQRSGATPRPRRCFEVPTQVERARLPISGALGSRRERTGPRGPASPPLPRSRADRAASAVHRTPPCGKRPHSHISSCTRPAR from the exons ATGGCCCGGGCCCGCGGCGCCCGCAGAG AGCGCGCGGgcccggcgccgccgccgccgccgccgagcaGGGCCCGCCGCTCGCAGGGACGATCGGCCGCCGCGCGCGTCACTGCGCCCCCATGGCCCGCCACCCGCGCCCCGGCTGCGGCCCCGGCGGGCGCCGGGCGGAGGGCGGGCAGAGGCCGCGGCCCTCACCCGCCGCCGCTCATCTGCTCAGCGGCCCGGGCGCCCGCGGCCGAGCCCGCCGCTCTCCGCGGCTCCGCGCGCGGCGCGCTCGAGGAGGAGGAGCGGCGCGGTGCGGGGCTGGCCGGCGGAGCTCTGCGGGGCGCGGCGCGCGCGATGCGGGCGGCTCGGCGATCCCCGCGCGCCCGGGATGTATTTATCCGACCCCGGCGCCTCCCGGAAGCCGCGAGCCCGGTGCCAGCCTGCCGCGCCGGCCGCGCTCCCCGGCTCGGCTCCCCGGCTTCCCCCGCCTCCCGCGCCCCGGCCCGCCCCCTCTCCCCCCGCGCGGTGGAGGTAACGCGGCACCTGCTGCGCCCGCTCCTGCGCGCGAGCGCCCCCTccggcccgccgccgccgccgcgggagGGGCGGGGACTCCGGCGCCCGGCCGCCGGTGCGAAGATCCCCGCCCGGATCCTCTCGGCGCCCGGCCGGGCGAGGGGGCGGCGCGCGCCACCGCGGGCGC TGCCCGCCACCAGCTACCTGCACCCCACGCCCGGCTCCGAGCCCAAGGGTCGCCAGCGTTCGGGAGCAACCCCCCGCCCCCGGCGCTGTTTCGAGGTGCCGACACAAGTCGAGAGGGCGCGTTTGCCCATTTCAG GTGCGCTCGGATCCCGGCGGGAGCGCACGGGGCCCCGCGGcccggcctcccctcccctcccgcgCTCCCGGGCCGACCGTGCCGCCAGCGCGGTACACAGAACACCGCCCTGCGGCAAACGGCCGCATTCGCACATTTCCTCCTGCACCCGGCCTGCCCGGTGA
- the SLC22A23 gene encoding solute carrier family 22 member 23 isoform X4 has product MAIDRRREAAGGGPGRLPPAAEENGALPPGDAAASAPLGGRAGPGGGGDIQPLPAPHAAGGAHPSLLLLDYDGSVLPFLGGLGGGYQKTLVLLTWIPALFIGFSQFSDSFLLDQPNFWCRGAGKGADSAGVTATGRWGGGDLANGTSPSTTPFPTAAWGTAGPLGNGSGADGGETPPLPSPPDKGDNASNCDCHAWDYGIRTGLVQNVVSKWDLVCDNAWKVHVAKFSLLVGLIFGYLITGCIADWFGRRPVLLFSIIFILIFGLTVALSVNVTMFSTLRFFEGFCLAGVTLTLYALRSK; this is encoded by the exons ATGGCGATAGACCGGCGGCGcgaggcggcgggcggcgggcccGGGAGGCTGCCGCCCGCGGCCGAGGAGAACGGCGCCCTGCCGCCCGGGGACGCGGCGGCCTCGGCGCCCCTCGGGGGACGCGCGGGCCCCGGCGGCGGCGGTGACATCCAGCCGCTGCCCGCGCCTCACGCCGCCGGCGGAGCGCACCCGAGCCTCCTGTTGTTGGACTACGACGGGTCGGTGCTGCCCTTCCTCGGGGGCCTGGGCGGCGGCTACCAGAAGACCCTCGTGCTGCTCACCTGGATCCCCGCGCTGTTCATAGGCTTCAGCCAGTTCTCGGACTCCTTCCTCCTGGACCAGCCCAACTTCTGGTGCCGCGGGGCCGGCAAGGGCGCCGACTCGGCGGGGGTCACGGCCACGGGCCGGTGGGGCGGCGGCGACCTGGCCAACGGGACCAGCCCCTCgaccacccccttccccaccgCCGCCTGGGGGACAGCGGGCCCCCTCGGCAACGGCAGCGGCGCGGACGGCGGCGAGACGCCGCCCCTCCCGTCCCCCCCGGACAAGGGAGACAACGCCTCCAACTGCGACTGCCACGCGTGGGACTACGGCATCCGCACAGGCCTGGTGCAAAACGTGGTCAGCAAG TGGGATCTTGTGTGTGATAATGCCTGGAAGGTCCATGTCGCTAAGTTCTCCTTACTGGTTGGATTaatctttggctacctgataacTGGATGCATTGCTGACTG GTTCGGCCGGCGGCCTGTGCTGCTCTTCTCCATCATCTTCATCCTCATCTTCGGACTGACCGTGGCACTATCCGTGAACGTGACCATGTTCAGCACGCTCAGGTTCTTCGAAGGGTTCTGCCTGGCGGGGGTGACCCTCACCCTGTACGCACTGC
- the SLC22A23 gene encoding solute carrier family 22 member 23 isoform X3: protein MAIDRRREAAGGGPGRLPPAAEENGALPPGDAAASAPLGGRAGPGGGGDIQPLPAPHAAGGAHPSLLLLDYDGSVLPFLGGLGGGYQKTLVLLTWIPALFIGFSQFSDSFLLDQPNFWCRGAGKGADSAGVTATGRWGGGDLANGTSPSTTPFPTAAWGTAGPLGNGSGADGGETPPLPSPPDKGDNASNCDCHAWDYGIRTGLVQNVVSKWDLVCDNAWKVHVAKFSLLVGLIFGYLITGCIADWFGRRPVLLFSIIFILIFGLTVALSVNVTMFSTLRFFEGFCLAGVTLTLYALQERESERHLGSR from the exons ATGGCGATAGACCGGCGGCGcgaggcggcgggcggcgggcccGGGAGGCTGCCGCCCGCGGCCGAGGAGAACGGCGCCCTGCCGCCCGGGGACGCGGCGGCCTCGGCGCCCCTCGGGGGACGCGCGGGCCCCGGCGGCGGCGGTGACATCCAGCCGCTGCCCGCGCCTCACGCCGCCGGCGGAGCGCACCCGAGCCTCCTGTTGTTGGACTACGACGGGTCGGTGCTGCCCTTCCTCGGGGGCCTGGGCGGCGGCTACCAGAAGACCCTCGTGCTGCTCACCTGGATCCCCGCGCTGTTCATAGGCTTCAGCCAGTTCTCGGACTCCTTCCTCCTGGACCAGCCCAACTTCTGGTGCCGCGGGGCCGGCAAGGGCGCCGACTCGGCGGGGGTCACGGCCACGGGCCGGTGGGGCGGCGGCGACCTGGCCAACGGGACCAGCCCCTCgaccacccccttccccaccgCCGCCTGGGGGACAGCGGGCCCCCTCGGCAACGGCAGCGGCGCGGACGGCGGCGAGACGCCGCCCCTCCCGTCCCCCCCGGACAAGGGAGACAACGCCTCCAACTGCGACTGCCACGCGTGGGACTACGGCATCCGCACAGGCCTGGTGCAAAACGTGGTCAGCAAG TGGGATCTTGTGTGTGATAATGCCTGGAAGGTCCATGTCGCTAAGTTCTCCTTACTGGTTGGATTaatctttggctacctgataacTGGATGCATTGCTGACTG GTTCGGCCGGCGGCCTGTGCTGCTCTTCTCCATCATCTTCATCCTCATCTTCGGACTGACCGTGGCACTATCCGTGAACGTGACCATGTTCAGCACGCTCAGGTTCTTCGAAGGGTTCTGCCTGGCGGGGGTGACCCTCACCCTGTACGCACTGC